The proteins below come from a single Tigriopus californicus strain San Diego chromosome 3, Tcal_SD_v2.1, whole genome shotgun sequence genomic window:
- the LOC131878015 gene encoding C-Jun-amino-terminal kinase-interacting protein 4-like isoform X5, translated as MLMAAEGVSGSSSGGGSHDSGMNAVMNDKVQAVAGSIYEEFARMMATYGEGVVQDLMPLVVNVLENLDLAYTESQELEVEAELLKEDNEQLVTQYEREKNLRKASEARLIELEDAFEGDRKENTVKIDSLTSIVKMFELKAKNSQDQIVRLEEKENELKKEYNKLHERYTDLFKTHIDYMERTKSMLGAERLEQLQGLGSSRSKIPGSLSIQQHQANRSSGPVSYGYSELENNNSQQASILTPASEYNNADGSAPNTLKNELSSPTKKSQKRIMMDKGDDDLGDIKTTKTNSPIATKLSENVSKSAQSEPSSPTLPPATTPKTNIELEKLSPEESSSQEESEGNQISGKLGGWMEGISPDGQVTDLEVEEAEDVSKDPSIGPATPLTPMQTSGMSQTKSETRTGNNLYQELSFHDAEALGDVDEGADITDNESDQGELRDPEGFDNVNDNYFGMGKEVENLIAENNELMATKNALNIVKDDLISKVDELTGEHEILREEIRSLQNIRTRLETRVQELETDAKKTKEELEKANKSTKSEEEDNDVPMAQRKRFTRVEMARVLMERNQYKERFMELQEAVRWTEMIRAHKTDTPIEKKNQKGIWKFFGNLFSGTERTGDPMGPYVNMKYGETSEESSGSTLSTMRAKSSAERKARGVDLFDGDTIASSGSANPTRRSDERKEQYKQVRAHVKKDDGRMQAYGWSLPAKPNTTSASGSSSSKDEVQIQSRVSSSGIPVPVPVYCRPLMEKEPGMKIWCAAGVNLSGGRTQDGGSIVGASIFYDRFPSVEVKKATDDELEKLDNELSQGKKLVEDAFEADQQLSSHVWICTSTHAISKVTVIDANSPADVLEAFQVCSSHLLCIASVPGAKESDYRVDEQLNRNVVEESEKRAQTEDNMASQKRQETADAAQADINPEDVPGGGGIGSISFVTSATEKPQLDSLEEEVEQETQPRLTKETAIELGSKAALNRTLDVFKLQELSEDPDPHATLPFISHHTLNISRDLKDDPKQQQQQRLKSKINPSGNPPEDASKSNPSNTDGGEDVDAVHRRFSSTDTKIKDGVGELSKDKDNELALGEVEKMSSVLPTMWLGSQSGSIYVHSSVSQWKRCIHSIRLKDSVLCIVHVKGRVLAALANGSIAIFHRADDGQWDLTNYHLLDLGKPHHSIRCMLQVHNKVWCGYRNKIFVIDPRTMTVEKTMDAHPRKESQVRQMAWVGDGVWVSIRLDSTLRLFHAHTHEHIQDVDIEPYVSKMLGVQSGVFTYSTGFQTYRGTGKLGFSFVRITALLVSNFRLWMGTGNGVIISVPLNPPAALSKTVDSHKPIDDAMRKKSVPGDIVRVYTDSQENVTAESFIPYCNMSQAQLSFHGHRDAVKFFVSVPGHGGLALNPTSSSSPSKSDPGKDAMSMLVMSGGEGYIDFRIVEDGSEQDYDSHIMVWQLPVPTQPPVEDAEIAEIAEANQPDPEEEIPNVHEEHGNSTLTTDPGTIDASDSIMSSATSRGGSQPPPDETGLDAATYQRWNDQVESLLNNALEAKSLRNIEQYKSMAREQSVPPPPSPKEDFTQLVEVGNDLRGEVKSQDQAPPEQ; from the exons ATGTTGATGGCGGCCGAAGGTGTGTCGGGCTCCTCGAGCGGCGGAGGCTCGCATGATAGCGGCATGAATGCGGTCATGAATGACAAAGTCCAAGCCGTGGCCGGGTCCATCTACGAAGAGTTCGCTCGCATGATGGCCACCTACGGCGAGGGCGTGGTCCAGGATTTGATGCCCTTGGTGGTGAACGTGCTGGAGAACCTGGACCTGGCCTACACCGAGAGCCAAGAGCTGGAGGTGGAGGCCGAGTTGCTCAAGGAGGACAACGAGCAATTGGTCACGCAGTACGAGCGCGAGAAAAACTTACGCAAGGCCTCCGAAGCACGCCTCATCGAGTTGGAAGACGCCTTCGAAGGCGATCGCAAGGAGAACACCGTCAAGATCGACTCGCTCACCTCCATCGTCAAGATGTTCGAGCTCAAAGCCAAAAACTCCCAGGACCAAA TTGTGCGTCtggaagagaaggagaatgAACTCAAGAAAGAGTACAACAAACTCCATGAGCGCTACACGGACCTCTTCAAGACCCACATCGACTACATGGAACGCACTAAATCAATGTTGGGCGCCGAACGATTAGAACAGCTTCAAGGTCTCGGTTCAAGTCGCTCCAAAATCCCGGGCTCACTCTCGATTCAACAACATCAAGCCAACCG ATCATCGGGACCGGTTTCCTATGGCTACAGTGAGTTGGAGAACAACAACAGTCAACAAGCCAGCATCCTCACTCCCGCCAGCGAATACAACAATGCGGATGGATCGGCTCCCAACACCCTCAAGAATGAGCTTAGC AGTCCGACCAAAAAGAGCCAGAAAAGAATCATGATGGACAAAGGTGATGATGACCTCGGTGACATTAAGACAACTAAAACAAATAGCCCGATCGCTACTAAATTGTCAGAAAACGTATCTAAAAGTGCTCAAAGCGAACCATCTTCACCCACATTGCCTCCTGCAACCACACCGAAAACTAACATCGAGCTTGAAAAGCTATCTCCCGAAGAGTCTAGCTCACAAGAAGAGTCGGAAGGCAATCAAA TTTCTGGGAAACTtggaggatggatggaagggATCAGTCCCGATGGTCAGGTGACTGATTTAGAAGTGGAAGAAGCCGAAGATGTGTCCAAGGATCCGAGTATCGGACCGGCCACGCCTCTCACTCCAATGCAAACGTCGGGCATGAGTCAGACAAAATC AGAAACGCGGACGGGCAACAATTTGTACCAAGAATTGAGTTTCCATGACGCCGAAGCCCTTGGAGACGTTGATGAAGGAGCCGATATCACAG ATAATGAAAGTGACCAAGGGGAGCTTCGCGATCCTGAAGGCTTCGACAATG TTAATGACAATTACTTCG GTATGGGCAAAGAGGTGGAAAATCTCATCGCCGAGAACAATGAGCTGATGGCCACGAAGAATGCTCTGAATATCGTCAAAGACGATCTGATCAGCAAAGTTGATGAACTTACCGG GGAACACGAAATCCTTCGGGAAGAGATTCGGTCATTACAAAATATTCGAACTCGCCTGGAAACCCGCGTTCAAGAGCTAGAGACAGATGcaaagaagaccaaagaggAACTGGAGAAGGCCAACAAATCGACCAA GTCTGAGGAAGAGGATAATGATGTTCCAATGGCACAGAGAAAGCGTTTTACCCGTGTAGAAATGGCCCGGGTACTCATGGAACGCAACCAATACAAAGAGCGTTTTATGGAACTCCAAGAAGCTGTGAGGTGGACTGAAATGATTCGGGCTCATAAAACTGACACACCCATCGAAAAGAAGAACCAAAAGGGCATTTGGAAATT TTTCGGAAATCTGTTCAGTGGAACAGAACGAACTGGTGATCCCATGGGTCCGTATGTGAATATGAAATATGGCGAAACCAGCGAAGAATCCTCCGGATCGACGTTATCGACCATGAGAGCTAAAAGCAGCGCAGAAAGAAAAGCCCGGGGTGTGGATCTATTTGATGGGGACACCAT TGCTTCAAGTGGATCCGCCAATCCCACACGACGAAGTGACGAACGCAAAGAGCAATACAAGCAAGTGCGAGCTCACGTCAAGAAGGACGATGGCCGCATGCAAGCCTACGGGTGGAGTTTACCTGCAAAACCGAACACCACCTCAGCCTCCGGAAGTTCCAGTTCTAAAGACGAGGTTCAAATCCAGTCTCGAGTGTCCTCGTCCGGGATCCCTGTACCTGTGCCAGTCTACTGTCGGCCGCTCATGGAAAAGGAACCCGGAATGAAG ATCTGGTGCGCGGCCGGAGTCAACTTGTCCGGGGGTCGAACCCAAGACGGGGGAAGCATAGTGGGGGCCAGTATCTTCTACGACCGATTCCCGTCAGTTGAGGTGAAAAAAGCCACCGACGACGAGCTCGAAAAGCTAGACAATGAGTTGAGTCAAGGCAAGAAATTAGTCGAAGATGCCTTTGAGGCCGATCAGCAGCTCTCGTCGCACGTTTGGATCTGCACGTCGACCCATGCCATCAGCAAAGTGACCGTGATTGATGCCAATTCTCCGGCGGATGTGCTGGAGGCGTTTCAAGTGTGTTCATCCCACCTGTTATGTATTGCCAGTGTCCCTGGCGCGAAGGAATCAGATTATCGCGTGGACGAGCAACTCAATCGAAATGTGGTAGAAGAGAGCGAAAAGCGAGCTCAGACCGAAGACAATATGGCTTCACAGAAGCGGCAAGAAACTGCTGACGCTGCTCAAGCAGATATCAACCCGGAAGATGTGCCCGGGGGAGGTGGGATCGGTTCCATATCGTTTGTGACCAGTGCCACAGAGAAGCCGCAATTGGATTCGTTGGAAGAAGAAGTTGAGCAAG AAACCCAACCCCGATTAACCAAAGAAACTGCAATTGAACTAG GATCAAAAGCAGCCTTGAATCGAACCCTCGATGTGTTCAAGCTGCAAGAATTGAGCGAGGATCCCGATCCTCACGCTACGCTCCCATTTATTTCCCACCATACCTTGAATATATCTCGCGATCTTAAAGACGATcccaaacaacaacagcaacagcgACTGAAATCAAAGA TCAACCCCTCTGGAAATCCACCCGAGGACGCATCCAAGTCAAATCCCTCTAATACCGATGGCGGCGAAGATGTCGATGCCGTTCATCGACGATTCTCATCCACCGATACCAAGATCAAGGATGGTGTGGGCGAACTCTCCAAAGACAAGGACAACGAGCTAGCACTTGGCGAAGTGGAGAAGATGAGCTCAGTCTTGCCCACTATGTGGTTGGGATCTCAGTCTGGATCCATCTACGTCCATTCATCCGTCTCCCAATGGAAGCGGTGTATCCATTCGATCCGACTCAAAGACTCGGTGCTTTGTATTGT GCATGTAAAGGGCCGTGTTTTAGCCGCTCTAGCCAATGGTAGTATCGCCATCTTCCATCGTGCCGACGACGGTCAATGGGATTTGACCAACTATCATCTCCTGGACCTCGGCAAACCTCACCATTCGATCCGATGTATGCTCCAAGTGCACAACAAAGTTTGGTGCGGCTACCGGAACAAGATTTTCGTGATTGATCCTCGCACAATGACCGTGGAGAAGACCATGGACGCTCATCCACGCAAAGAGAGCCAAGTGCGTCAAATGGCTTGGGTGGGAGATGGGGTTTGGGTGTCAATTCGATTGGATTCCACACTCCGATTGTTCCACGCCCACACTCACGAACACATTCAGGATGTGGATATCGAGCCGTACGTCTCGAAGATGTTAG GTGTCCAGTCGGGTGTTTTTACCTATTCGACGGGGTTTCAAACCTACAGAG GCACCGGGAAGCTAGGATTCTCATTTGTACGGATCACAGCCTTGCTCGTGTCCAACTTTAGACTTTGGATGGGAACCGGAAACGGGGTCATCATCTCGGTGCCCTTGAACCCCCCGGCTGCACTTTCGAAAACCGTGGACTCTCACAAGCCAATTGATGATGCTATGAGGAAGAAGTCTGTCCCGGGCGATATCGTCCGAGTCTACACAGATAGTCAAGAAAACGTCACAGCCGAAAGCTTCATTCCATATTGCAACATGTCTCAAGCGCAGCTGTCGTTTCATGGACACAGAGATGCCGTCAAATTCTTCGTATCAGTTCCTG GTCATGGTGGCTTAGCCCTGAATCCGACAAGCTCGTCTTCGCCTAGTAAGAGTGATCCTGGAAAAGATGCGATGTCTATGCTGGTCATGTCTGGGGGCGAAGGTTACATCGACTTCAGAATTG TGGAAGATGGTTCTGAACAAGATTACGACTCCCACATCATGGTTTGGCAGTTGCCCGTTCCTACTCAACCGCCAGTCGAAGATGCTGAAATTGCCGAGATTGCCGAAGCCAACCAACCTGATCCGGAAGAGGAGATCCCAAATGTTCATGAGGAACACGGGAACTCGACTCTGACAACAGATCCCGGGACAATTGATGCGAGTGATAGTATTATGAGTTCCGCCACTTCTCGTGGTGGGAGCCAACCACCACCGGATGAGACCGGATTGGACGCGGCCACGTACCAACGATGGAATGACCAAGTGGAGTCACTTTTGAACAATGCTTTAGAAGCTAAATCTCTGAGGAACATTGAGCAATACAAGAGCATGGCTCGAGAGCAATCCGTGCCTCCACCTCCGTCACCCAAAGAGGATTTCACTCAACTGGTTGAAGTTGGAAATGACTTAAGAGGAGAAGTGAAGTCCCAAGACCAAGCTCCGCCCGAACAATAG
- the LOC131878015 gene encoding JNK-interacting protein 3-like isoform X8: protein MLMAAEGVSGSSSGGGSHDSGMNAVMNDKVQAVAGSIYEEFARMMATYGEGVVQDLMPLVVNVLENLDLAYTESQELEVEAELLKEDNEQLVTQYEREKNLRKASEARLIELEDAFEGDRKENTVKIDSLTSIVKMFELKAKNSQDQIVRLEEKENELKKEYNKLHERYTDLFKTHIDYMERTKSMLGAERLEQLQGLGSSRSKIPGSLSIQQHQANRSSGPVSYGYSELENNNSQQASILTPASEYNNADGSAPNTLKNELSSPTKKSQKRIMMDKGDDDLGDIKTTKTNSPIATKLSENVSKSAQSEPSSPTLPPATTPKTNIELEKLSPEESSSQEESEGNQISGKLGGWMEGISPDGQVTDLEVEEAEDVSKDPSIGPATPLTPMQTSGMSQTKSETRTGNNLYQELSFHDAEALGDVDEGADITDNESDQGELRDPEGFDNVNDNYFGMGKEVENLIAENNELMATKNALNIVKDDLISKVDELTGEHEILREEIRSLQNIRTRLETRVQELETDAKKTKEELEKANKSTKSEEEDNDVPMAQRKRFTRVEMARVLMERNQYKERFMELQEAVRWTEMIRAHKTDTPIEKKNQKGIWKFFGNLFSGTERTGDPMGPYVNMKYGETSEESSGSTLSTMRAKSSAERKARGVDLFDGDTIASSGSANPTRRSDERKEQYKQVRAHVKKDDGRMQAYGWSLPAKPNTTSASGSSSSKDEVQIQSRVSSSGIPVPVPVYCRPLMEKEPGMKIWCAAGVNLSGGRTQDGGSIVGASIFYDRFPSVEVKKATDDELEKLDNELSQGKKLVEDAFEADQQLSSHVWICTSTHAISKVTVIDANSPADVLEAFQVCSSHLLCIASVPGAKESDYRVDEQLNRNVVEESEKRAQTEDNMASQKRQETADAAQADINPEDVPGGGGIGSISFVTSATEKPQLDSLEEEVEQETQPRLTKETAIELGSKAALNRTLDVFKLQELSEDPDPHATLPFISHHTLNISRDLKDDPKQQQQQRLKSKINPSGNPPEDASKSNPSNTDGGEDVDAVHRRFSSTDTKIKDGVGELSKDKDNELALGEVEKMSSVLPTMWLGSQSGSIYVHSSVSQWKRCIHSIRLKDSVLCIVHVKGRVLAALANGSIAIFHRADDGQWDLTNYHLLDLGKPHHSIRCMLQVHNKVWCGYRNKIFVIDPRTMTVEKTMDAHPRKESQVRQMAWVGDGVWVSIRLDSTLRLFHAHTHEHIQDVDIEPYVSKMLGTGKLGFSFVRITALLVSNFRLWMGTGNGVIISVPLNPPAALSKTVDSHKPIDDAMRKKSVPGDIVRVYTDSQENVTAESFIPYCNMSQAQLSFHGHRDAVKFFVSVPGHGGLALNPTSSSSPSKSDPGKDAMSMLVMSGGEGYIDFRIVEDGSEQDYDSHIMVWQLPVPTQPPVEDAEIAEIAEANQPDPEEEIPNVHEEHGNSTLTTDPGTIDASDSIMSSATSRGGSQPPPDETGLDAATYQRWNDQVESLLNNALEAKSLRNIEQYKSMAREQSVPPPPSPKEDFTQLVEVGNDLRGEVKSQDQAPPEQ from the exons ATGTTGATGGCGGCCGAAGGTGTGTCGGGCTCCTCGAGCGGCGGAGGCTCGCATGATAGCGGCATGAATGCGGTCATGAATGACAAAGTCCAAGCCGTGGCCGGGTCCATCTACGAAGAGTTCGCTCGCATGATGGCCACCTACGGCGAGGGCGTGGTCCAGGATTTGATGCCCTTGGTGGTGAACGTGCTGGAGAACCTGGACCTGGCCTACACCGAGAGCCAAGAGCTGGAGGTGGAGGCCGAGTTGCTCAAGGAGGACAACGAGCAATTGGTCACGCAGTACGAGCGCGAGAAAAACTTACGCAAGGCCTCCGAAGCACGCCTCATCGAGTTGGAAGACGCCTTCGAAGGCGATCGCAAGGAGAACACCGTCAAGATCGACTCGCTCACCTCCATCGTCAAGATGTTCGAGCTCAAAGCCAAAAACTCCCAGGACCAAA TTGTGCGTCtggaagagaaggagaatgAACTCAAGAAAGAGTACAACAAACTCCATGAGCGCTACACGGACCTCTTCAAGACCCACATCGACTACATGGAACGCACTAAATCAATGTTGGGCGCCGAACGATTAGAACAGCTTCAAGGTCTCGGTTCAAGTCGCTCCAAAATCCCGGGCTCACTCTCGATTCAACAACATCAAGCCAACCG ATCATCGGGACCGGTTTCCTATGGCTACAGTGAGTTGGAGAACAACAACAGTCAACAAGCCAGCATCCTCACTCCCGCCAGCGAATACAACAATGCGGATGGATCGGCTCCCAACACCCTCAAGAATGAGCTTAGC AGTCCGACCAAAAAGAGCCAGAAAAGAATCATGATGGACAAAGGTGATGATGACCTCGGTGACATTAAGACAACTAAAACAAATAGCCCGATCGCTACTAAATTGTCAGAAAACGTATCTAAAAGTGCTCAAAGCGAACCATCTTCACCCACATTGCCTCCTGCAACCACACCGAAAACTAACATCGAGCTTGAAAAGCTATCTCCCGAAGAGTCTAGCTCACAAGAAGAGTCGGAAGGCAATCAAA TTTCTGGGAAACTtggaggatggatggaagggATCAGTCCCGATGGTCAGGTGACTGATTTAGAAGTGGAAGAAGCCGAAGATGTGTCCAAGGATCCGAGTATCGGACCGGCCACGCCTCTCACTCCAATGCAAACGTCGGGCATGAGTCAGACAAAATC AGAAACGCGGACGGGCAACAATTTGTACCAAGAATTGAGTTTCCATGACGCCGAAGCCCTTGGAGACGTTGATGAAGGAGCCGATATCACAG ATAATGAAAGTGACCAAGGGGAGCTTCGCGATCCTGAAGGCTTCGACAATG TTAATGACAATTACTTCG GTATGGGCAAAGAGGTGGAAAATCTCATCGCCGAGAACAATGAGCTGATGGCCACGAAGAATGCTCTGAATATCGTCAAAGACGATCTGATCAGCAAAGTTGATGAACTTACCGG GGAACACGAAATCCTTCGGGAAGAGATTCGGTCATTACAAAATATTCGAACTCGCCTGGAAACCCGCGTTCAAGAGCTAGAGACAGATGcaaagaagaccaaagaggAACTGGAGAAGGCCAACAAATCGACCAA GTCTGAGGAAGAGGATAATGATGTTCCAATGGCACAGAGAAAGCGTTTTACCCGTGTAGAAATGGCCCGGGTACTCATGGAACGCAACCAATACAAAGAGCGTTTTATGGAACTCCAAGAAGCTGTGAGGTGGACTGAAATGATTCGGGCTCATAAAACTGACACACCCATCGAAAAGAAGAACCAAAAGGGCATTTGGAAATT TTTCGGAAATCTGTTCAGTGGAACAGAACGAACTGGTGATCCCATGGGTCCGTATGTGAATATGAAATATGGCGAAACCAGCGAAGAATCCTCCGGATCGACGTTATCGACCATGAGAGCTAAAAGCAGCGCAGAAAGAAAAGCCCGGGGTGTGGATCTATTTGATGGGGACACCAT TGCTTCAAGTGGATCCGCCAATCCCACACGACGAAGTGACGAACGCAAAGAGCAATACAAGCAAGTGCGAGCTCACGTCAAGAAGGACGATGGCCGCATGCAAGCCTACGGGTGGAGTTTACCTGCAAAACCGAACACCACCTCAGCCTCCGGAAGTTCCAGTTCTAAAGACGAGGTTCAAATCCAGTCTCGAGTGTCCTCGTCCGGGATCCCTGTACCTGTGCCAGTCTACTGTCGGCCGCTCATGGAAAAGGAACCCGGAATGAAG ATCTGGTGCGCGGCCGGAGTCAACTTGTCCGGGGGTCGAACCCAAGACGGGGGAAGCATAGTGGGGGCCAGTATCTTCTACGACCGATTCCCGTCAGTTGAGGTGAAAAAAGCCACCGACGACGAGCTCGAAAAGCTAGACAATGAGTTGAGTCAAGGCAAGAAATTAGTCGAAGATGCCTTTGAGGCCGATCAGCAGCTCTCGTCGCACGTTTGGATCTGCACGTCGACCCATGCCATCAGCAAAGTGACCGTGATTGATGCCAATTCTCCGGCGGATGTGCTGGAGGCGTTTCAAGTGTGTTCATCCCACCTGTTATGTATTGCCAGTGTCCCTGGCGCGAAGGAATCAGATTATCGCGTGGACGAGCAACTCAATCGAAATGTGGTAGAAGAGAGCGAAAAGCGAGCTCAGACCGAAGACAATATGGCTTCACAGAAGCGGCAAGAAACTGCTGACGCTGCTCAAGCAGATATCAACCCGGAAGATGTGCCCGGGGGAGGTGGGATCGGTTCCATATCGTTTGTGACCAGTGCCACAGAGAAGCCGCAATTGGATTCGTTGGAAGAAGAAGTTGAGCAAG AAACCCAACCCCGATTAACCAAAGAAACTGCAATTGAACTAG GATCAAAAGCAGCCTTGAATCGAACCCTCGATGTGTTCAAGCTGCAAGAATTGAGCGAGGATCCCGATCCTCACGCTACGCTCCCATTTATTTCCCACCATACCTTGAATATATCTCGCGATCTTAAAGACGATcccaaacaacaacagcaacagcgACTGAAATCAAAGA TCAACCCCTCTGGAAATCCACCCGAGGACGCATCCAAGTCAAATCCCTCTAATACCGATGGCGGCGAAGATGTCGATGCCGTTCATCGACGATTCTCATCCACCGATACCAAGATCAAGGATGGTGTGGGCGAACTCTCCAAAGACAAGGACAACGAGCTAGCACTTGGCGAAGTGGAGAAGATGAGCTCAGTCTTGCCCACTATGTGGTTGGGATCTCAGTCTGGATCCATCTACGTCCATTCATCCGTCTCCCAATGGAAGCGGTGTATCCATTCGATCCGACTCAAAGACTCGGTGCTTTGTATTGT GCATGTAAAGGGCCGTGTTTTAGCCGCTCTAGCCAATGGTAGTATCGCCATCTTCCATCGTGCCGACGACGGTCAATGGGATTTGACCAACTATCATCTCCTGGACCTCGGCAAACCTCACCATTCGATCCGATGTATGCTCCAAGTGCACAACAAAGTTTGGTGCGGCTACCGGAACAAGATTTTCGTGATTGATCCTCGCACAATGACCGTGGAGAAGACCATGGACGCTCATCCACGCAAAGAGAGCCAAGTGCGTCAAATGGCTTGGGTGGGAGATGGGGTTTGGGTGTCAATTCGATTGGATTCCACACTCCGATTGTTCCACGCCCACACTCACGAACACATTCAGGATGTGGATATCGAGCCGTACGTCTCGAAGATGTTAG GCACCGGGAAGCTAGGATTCTCATTTGTACGGATCACAGCCTTGCTCGTGTCCAACTTTAGACTTTGGATGGGAACCGGAAACGGGGTCATCATCTCGGTGCCCTTGAACCCCCCGGCTGCACTTTCGAAAACCGTGGACTCTCACAAGCCAATTGATGATGCTATGAGGAAGAAGTCTGTCCCGGGCGATATCGTCCGAGTCTACACAGATAGTCAAGAAAACGTCACAGCCGAAAGCTTCATTCCATATTGCAACATGTCTCAAGCGCAGCTGTCGTTTCATGGACACAGAGATGCCGTCAAATTCTTCGTATCAGTTCCTG GTCATGGTGGCTTAGCCCTGAATCCGACAAGCTCGTCTTCGCCTAGTAAGAGTGATCCTGGAAAAGATGCGATGTCTATGCTGGTCATGTCTGGGGGCGAAGGTTACATCGACTTCAGAATTG TGGAAGATGGTTCTGAACAAGATTACGACTCCCACATCATGGTTTGGCAGTTGCCCGTTCCTACTCAACCGCCAGTCGAAGATGCTGAAATTGCCGAGATTGCCGAAGCCAACCAACCTGATCCGGAAGAGGAGATCCCAAATGTTCATGAGGAACACGGGAACTCGACTCTGACAACAGATCCCGGGACAATTGATGCGAGTGATAGTATTATGAGTTCCGCCACTTCTCGTGGTGGGAGCCAACCACCACCGGATGAGACCGGATTGGACGCGGCCACGTACCAACGATGGAATGACCAAGTGGAGTCACTTTTGAACAATGCTTTAGAAGCTAAATCTCTGAGGAACATTGAGCAATACAAGAGCATGGCTCGAGAGCAATCCGTGCCTCCACCTCCGTCACCCAAAGAGGATTTCACTCAACTGGTTGAAGTTGGAAATGACTTAAGAGGAGAAGTGAAGTCCCAAGACCAAGCTCCGCCCGAACAATAG